Genomic window (Drosophila albomicans strain 15112-1751.03 chromosome X, ASM965048v2, whole genome shotgun sequence):
TtgtcattattgttgttttgctgaacatattacaaaacaacaaattcaatttgacaaATTGAGAGAGCTAAGCACTAAAACTAACGTAAGATGAACAGAATTAGCCAAATTTTACTGCGTCCGGGCTTCTTCACCAGCCACCTGGCTGGCGCAGCACGTGCAACTCCAGTGATGACAACCGCAGCCACAACACGCTGTTGGTACAGCGCGGACGCAACTGCTCCGCCGGCATCGGCGGCGACAGTGGACAAATCCACATTGGAGAAGCTGGTGCGCACCAACAAGGTGGTGGTGTTCATGAAGGGCAATCCACAGGCACCGCGTTGTGGCTTCAGCAATGCTGTGGTCCAAATCATGCGCATGCACGGCGTTCAATACGATGCTCACGATGTGCTGCAAAACGAGGCACTGCGGCAAGGTAAGATTAGGACAACATATTCTGGCTGTGTTTGATCAATTTGCCCACGATCTATTCCTTTTTGGCTTAGGCGTCAAGGAGTTCACGGATTGGCCGACCATACCGCAGGTGTTCATCAATGGCGAATTCGTCGGCGGCTGCGACATTTTGCTGCAGATGCATCAAAGCGGCGATCTTATCGAGGAGCTGCAGAAGGCGGGCATCGTTTCGGAGCTGCTCAAGGCGCAGCAGGCGAAGGACGAACAGGatgcaaaaaacaagaagTAAATGCGAGATTttaccaaaaaattaattgttaaatgcaatgtgtttttttattaatattaatgaaatatgaattacGTTTATGTTTTCTGTGtattctgcttcttcttcttcgtctgcTTGCGTTGTCCAGCATCATCAATGTGCTGCAAATGTTCCATCAGTTTCCCCTCCACGCTGTCGTTGCTCTCCGCCTGCAAAAGCTCGAGACATTTTCGCTGCCCGTCGGCATTTCGCATATTTACCACAATTTGCGTGAGGCTGCGTGCAATCGATTTGCGTATCACTTCATCGGGGGGCATTGGCGGGGCTCGACTGCGAGGGCGTCGTGGTGGTGCGACAGAGGCGGCACTAGTTGCTCCAGTTGCATCACTCTGCTCCATTTCTATTCACTGACTGAGGACAGCAGACGAACTGCTTCCAGAGTTGAGCTTGCACATTAACCGTTgcatttttagcttttttatttgccgTTTACGCACACTTCATTTTAACTACGAGAAGCGCCGTTAGCTTTGCTTCACCcggctgtggttgttgttgctccctTTTCCTCCTACGTTGTGCTATTTATAGttgagagcgagcgagagatgCAGTTGAACCTGACCAGTTTGTCTTGCTGTGTGGGTTGTTAACTCTTCGATGAGCAGCGCTTACAAGCTTAACCCTGAGATGAGCGGCGGTGTTAGATTTGACCAGCAACtgtaataattcaaatttttaataatagaaagcaaaaatttgtatGAGTATGTgaaataatatgtaataatgtaataataaataataaattaaaacaaaatcaaataattagtatattaaatgttttgtttaaagATTAGaccattaaattttttgtaacttttaaattgatattcaatttcaattattgtaatcacaaattttatgaccaaatcataaaatacaagttcgaaataaatgatatataacaataaaacactTTCTCAATATTCCTGTTTTTTACaatgtgtgtttttattattaaatattacatataatataatacatgtTGATTtagctggtgttgttgttgctgctttttgttttacaaaagctaatgtaatgtaatgcaCATAACATTTTTACcgtcgttgctgttgtaatAGTTTCATTAATTCATGGAAAAATATAGGTATAGtagttacatacatatagaaaacaacagacgaaaaaaaaatatataaagtctTATGCGATAAACTTGCCTATtagttaaacaaataataaaaagttgttaaaCGTGATATGcccaaaatatacaacatatccatatacaaaatatatatatagtatgtatatataaaaaaaaagtaaatttgtaATACTTCTAAAGTTCAGCTTTTGACAAATGAAACGAGAACTcgccacgcacacacacacacacgaaacgAGTAGCAACGAGTGGCGAATGGCGAGTGACGAGTAACGAGTAGAGTAGAGACAAAAATCAGACAATCGAGGACTTGTCCAACATGGAAGAGGTGTCCAACAGCAgctcactgctgctgctcagaaTGTCGTAGAGCTCGTGGGGCGCATCGCCGGCAATGGGATTGCCGAATGGAAAGAATGAAGAGAGCGTCGATAGCTGCAATgcaccgccaccgccattgACCACCTGCTGCAGTCCATTCGCTGCCGCCGTGGCGGGATTCGACTTGCGACGTCGCTCCACGCCATCCACATACTCCACAGGTTGATCCTCCTCCtgacgctgttgctgctgctgacgcgTCTCGCCCTGGGAATCGTAATAGGCATCGGGCAACTCGTCGAAACTCTGCAGCTCAATCGAACGCTGCAGCTTGGCAATGTTGCTCAATAGCAGGCGATGAAAGAGATCCACCTGCGGCTGACCACCGCCGCGTATATCGAGCACAGGGAGCCAACGATAGTAGCACTGTTCCCACACGGCCAGATCGAGGATGCGATGCGCCGGCTGCAGATAACGATCCTGGGGCACACTCGACTGCGTTGCAAACAGCTGCGGATTGATGGTGTAACGTGAGGGCGATGCGCCCGCTCCTGTTCCTAGCAATCTACTGTTGTTGTGTCCTCCGGCTCCGCCTCCGACAGCTAGAGAGCGTCGATGATGCTGCTGGGCAGCGGTGATTTCACCACGCTGTCGCTGATACAGCGGATTGCTGAAGAAGAGCTTATCCTTGTCCGAGAACTGTTCGCCCCAATCCCAGACGGGACGGAGCACAAGTCTCGCCTCGTTGACAGCCGCCGCACGCTGCGCCTGACTGTCGAACTGAAAGCTGTCGAAGATGGGCATAAAGCAGGCGTCCCACAGTGTGGTCAGATACGTTTGCGAGAACTCGAACTCATCGGGGAactgctgcaacagctgccacaCGCAGTCGAGGAAGAGCAAAAAGACCGGACTCTGTTCGCTGTCCGGCGCCTGTTCCCCgctggccacacacacatgaccGAGACGCCGCTGGAACGGATGCTCGAGGGCAATCCACTCCTTTTGCACCAGCGACTGAAAGCCATCGATGCTCCGAAAGTGGGGatcaagcagcagctgcgttAGACTGCTAATCACACAGCAGAGATCACGGCCATTCGACTCTTGGAGCACACAGGTGATCGAGGCACGCAACGTGGCAGCAGCTTCGCTTGCATGCCGCAGACACAGCGACACATACAGCAGCCAATTGGTCTTCTCCAGCAGCCCCAGATACTTGTCATCCTGCAGCATGAACTTCTCCGGCGTCTCAGGTGTGCAGAGACGCCTCAACTTCTGATACGCTCGCTGCACATCTTGGATGCTCGGCAGCTGATCCGTCAACTGCAAAAGCTTCAGTTGCCGCCGCTCATCACACTTGCGCACCAGCTCGAGCATAATGTTCTCCAGTTTATTGTCCTGCTGCGAGGCCGGCTGCAGCTCGGCGAGACGCACCAGCGAGGCGCCTCCGCTGCCATAGCTGTACACCCAGAAGGCGGCACGTGAATCGCAAAACGCAAGCGATAGCTGCAGGAAACGCTCCACCTCGCAGCCCTTGGGGATGACAAAGTGCGGCGGCAACGTGTATTTGCATGCCTGGAGACGATTCTGCAGCTGCGGCACTGCGCTGGCGCTCACCACTTGCCACTCGGTGGCGCCACAACGTATCAGCTCACGGGCCCAATCGTTCTTGCTCGCATACATGCTGACGCCCGGTATGGGCGTGGCATAGTAGGGTTCACGATACGCATACGCGAAGCTCAGATCGTGGCGCATGGGGAAGGCGAAGCGGGCCAAGGCGGAGGCAATCAGTTTGCCGTAGTCACTCAGCTTGGAGTCCTGCTGCTGGAACGCGAACTTGAGCAGGCGAAAGTTCTTGCAGATGATGTGCAGGGCCACGATCCGTCCGTTgatgtgctgctgcttggcgGGCTCCAGTTTCTTGCGTCTCCCACTGTTGCTGGCCATGCGTGCCGCTTGCAGAGCGCTGGCGGCACGTCCCTGCTCCGCAATCGTGTACAGCTGATCGATGTTGTTGAGCGTCACCTCATTGCGGCCCAAAAACGTGTTCTCCTGATACAGATCCGACGAGGAGGCAGCTGCGGCAGCGGATGTCGAGGCAGAGGCGGGGAGCAGATTGCGGGCATGCAACGGCACAAAGGCCAGCTTAAAGTTGGTCACGCTCAGCAGGCCAAAGCTGGCCTCCTTGTGGCTCGAGGACAATCTGTTGGCGCTGccattgttgccattgctttgACTTgtcgtgttgctgctgttgttcgtAATGTTCggactgctgttgctgctgctgctctccaTGGGCGCTATGGGTGAGTACATGTAGGCGGGCGCGGAGGCGACGATCTGCTCGCCGGAGAGCAGGCGCGGCTTGGCCAGATGCACGTCGCGCAGATCGCTGGGCAGGCACCATTCGTTGGTGTCCGCGGTGACCCGCAGATCGCCGACCATCGGAGCCACGTAGCTGGTGAAGGTGTTGCGCTTGCGATGGTCTGGCATGTCATTGCTGCCAGTTGCCATCCTCGGTTGCGGTCTTTATGCCTCTCCCTCCAACACGGCCAATTTACTGTTATTgtcgttgctgtcgttgttgtcgctgttgctgctgcacgtactttgaatattcaattatttgctaTTTCCGGTTTGcttttgtcgttgttggcgttactcgttgttgttgttgttgttatagctgctgttgttgttgtggctgttaatcttgctgctgccgctgttgctgttgtcgttgtgggcGCTTTATTTGCACCTGGCTGACGCCGCCTCCAATGCTTGCAAAACTGTGTACATGAAGCAAAAAagatcacacacacacatatccagacagcgagacagagacacacatGAGCGCATCAGCATAACgcatgcatgtgtatgtgtacgtAATGAACTGAAATTAGAATTATCGTTCGCATTTTTGATAAGTTTATCAGCTTACCGTGTGTGTGTTCTCctctcttttttct
Coding sequences:
- the LOC117572771 gene encoding glutaredoxin-related protein 5, mitochondrial; translation: MNRISQILLRPGFFTSHLAGAARATPVMTTAATTRCWYSADATAPPASAATVDKSTLEKLVRTNKVVVFMKGNPQAPRCGFSNAVVQIMRMHGVQYDAHDVLQNEALRQGVKEFTDWPTIPQVFINGEFVGGCDILLQMHQSGDLIEELQKAGIVSELLKAQQAKDEQDAKNKK
- the LOC117572777 gene encoding uncharacterized protein LOC117572777 — its product is MEQSDATGATSAASVAPPRRPRSRAPPMPPDEVIRKSIARSLTQIVVNMRNADGQRKCLELLQAESNDSVEGKLMEHLQHIDDAGQRKQTKKKKQNTQKT
- the LOC117571780 gene encoding myotubularin-related protein 10-B — its product is MATGSNDMPDHRKRNTFTSYVAPMVGDLRVTADTNEWCLPSDLRDVHLAKPRLLSGEQIVASAPAYMYSPIAPMESSSSNSSPNITNNSSNTTSQSNGNNGSANRLSSSHKEASFGLLSVTNFKLAFVPLHARNLLPASASTSAAAAASSSDLYQENTFLGRNEVTLNNIDQLYTIAEQGRAASALQAARMASNSGRRKKLEPAKQQHINGRIVALHIICKNFRLLKFAFQQQDSKLSDYGKLIASALARFAFPMRHDLSFAYAYREPYYATPIPGVSMYASKNDWARELIRCGATEWQVVSASAVPQLQNRLQACKYTLPPHFVIPKGCEVERFLQLSLAFCDSRAAFWVYSYGSGGASLVRLAELQPASQQDNKLENIMLELVRKCDERRQLKLLQLTDQLPSIQDVQRAYQKLRRLCTPETPEKFMLQDDKYLGLLEKTNWLLYVSLCLRHASEAAATLRASITCVLQESNGRDLCCVISSLTQLLLDPHFRSIDGFQSLVQKEWIALEHPFQRRLGHVCVASGEQAPDSEQSPVFLLFLDCVWQLLQQFPDEFEFSQTYLTTLWDACFMPIFDSFQFDSQAQRAAAVNEARLVLRPVWDWGEQFSDKDKLFFSNPLYQRQRGEITAAQQHHRRSLAVGGGAGGHNNSRLLGTGAGASPSRYTINPQLFATQSSVPQDRYLQPAHRILDLAVWEQCYYRWLPVLDIRGGGQPQVDLFHRLLLSNIAKLQRSIELQSFDELPDAYYDSQGETRQQQQQRQEEDQPVEYVDGVERRRKSNPATAAANGLQQVVNGGGGALQLSTLSSFFPFGNPIAGDAPHELYDILSSSSELLLDTSSMLDKSSIV